A genomic stretch from Thermoanaerobaculia bacterium includes:
- the uvrB gene encoding excinuclease ABC subunit UvrB, with amino-acid sequence MNRFELVSPFSPQGDQPAAIEQLALGLERGEKEQVLLGVTGSGKTFSIAKVVERVNRPTLVLSHNKTLAAQLFQEFRSFFPHNAVEYFVSYYDYYQPEAYVPQSDTYIEKETNINEEIDRLRLRATKALFERRDVLLVASVSCIYGLGSPESFFGMLEFFEKGSATGMDRALARLVAMQYQRTSLDLFHGSFRVRGDILEVLPAYEDNALRIEYFGDEIERITRFDPLRGEAIELLDRVAVFPRTHYVTPKENLERAIGSIQRELRARLDELEAEGKLLERQRLEQRTRFDLEMLKETGYCHGIENYSRHLSGRQAGEAPPTLLDYFPQDFLLIADESHQTLPQVRGMFHGDRSRKQTLVDFGFRLPSALDNRPLTFEEFDARIGQRIYVSATPAPWELARVGGVVAEQLIRPTGLLDPEIEIRPAKGQVDDLLERIREVSARGERTLVTTLTKKMAEELTQYLMECGVRVRYLHSDVETLERSAIITSLRRGEFDVLIGINLLREGLDLPEVSLVAILDADKEGFLRSETALIQTSGRAARNLNGKVVLYADVETNSIRRTVAETGRRRVRQETYNREHGIEPRTILKDIHSPLVAMSNLDYSAGLSSRLLEVADGPEVPLAQRIARVEKEMKAAAKRLEFEEAAQLRDRLKELREQQIYVG; translated from the coding sequence TTGAATCGCTTCGAGCTCGTCTCCCCGTTCTCTCCCCAGGGCGATCAGCCGGCGGCGATCGAACAGCTCGCCCTCGGCCTCGAGCGCGGCGAGAAGGAGCAGGTCCTGCTCGGGGTCACCGGCTCCGGCAAGACGTTCTCGATCGCCAAGGTCGTCGAGCGCGTGAACCGGCCGACGCTCGTGCTGTCGCACAACAAGACCCTCGCCGCCCAGCTCTTCCAGGAGTTCCGGAGTTTCTTCCCGCACAACGCCGTCGAGTACTTCGTCTCCTACTACGACTACTACCAGCCAGAGGCCTACGTTCCGCAGTCGGACACCTATATCGAGAAGGAAACCAACATCAACGAGGAGATCGACCGCCTGCGTCTGCGCGCCACCAAGGCGCTGTTCGAGCGCCGGGACGTGCTGCTCGTCGCGTCGGTGTCCTGCATCTACGGCCTGGGCTCGCCGGAGTCGTTCTTCGGGATGCTGGAGTTCTTCGAAAAGGGGAGCGCGACCGGCATGGACCGGGCGCTCGCCCGCCTGGTCGCCATGCAGTACCAGCGCACCTCGCTCGACCTCTTTCACGGCAGTTTCCGGGTCCGCGGCGACATTCTCGAAGTGCTGCCGGCGTACGAGGACAACGCCCTGCGCATCGAGTACTTCGGCGACGAGATCGAGCGCATCACGCGCTTCGACCCGCTGCGCGGCGAGGCGATCGAGCTGCTCGACCGGGTCGCCGTCTTCCCGCGCACCCACTACGTGACGCCGAAGGAGAACCTCGAGCGCGCCATCGGCTCGATCCAGCGCGAGCTCCGGGCGCGCCTCGACGAGCTCGAAGCGGAAGGCAAGCTCCTCGAGCGCCAGCGTCTCGAGCAGCGCACGCGGTTCGATCTCGAGATGCTCAAGGAGACGGGCTACTGCCACGGCATCGAGAACTACTCCCGGCATCTCTCGGGGCGCCAGGCCGGAGAGGCGCCACCGACGCTCCTCGACTACTTCCCGCAGGATTTCCTGCTGATCGCCGACGAGAGCCACCAGACCCTGCCGCAGGTGCGCGGCATGTTCCACGGCGACCGCTCGCGCAAGCAAACGCTGGTGGATTTCGGTTTCCGTCTGCCCTCGGCGCTCGACAACCGGCCGTTGACCTTCGAGGAGTTCGACGCCCGGATCGGGCAGCGGATCTACGTTTCGGCCACGCCAGCGCCGTGGGAGCTGGCGCGGGTCGGCGGCGTGGTGGCGGAACAGCTCATCCGGCCGACCGGCCTCCTCGACCCCGAGATCGAGATCCGGCCGGCGAAGGGGCAGGTGGACGACCTGCTCGAGCGCATCCGCGAGGTCAGCGCGCGCGGCGAGCGGACTCTGGTGACGACCCTCACCAAGAAGATGGCGGAGGAGCTCACGCAGTACCTCATGGAGTGCGGCGTCCGGGTGCGTTACCTGCACAGCGACGTCGAGACGCTCGAACGCTCGGCCATCATCACCTCGCTGCGCCGCGGCGAGTTCGACGTTCTGATCGGGATCAACCTGCTGCGTGAGGGGCTCGACCTGCCGGAGGTGTCGCTGGTCGCGATCCTCGACGCCGACAAGGAGGGGTTCCTGCGCAGCGAGACGGCGCTCATTCAGACCTCCGGGCGCGCGGCGCGCAACCTCAACGGCAAGGTCGTTCTCTACGCGGACGTCGAAACGAACTCCATCCGCCGCACGGTCGCGGAGACCGGCCGCCGCCGGGTTCGACAGGAGACCTACAACCGCGAGCACGGCATCGAGCCGCGGACGATCCTCAAGGACATCCACAGCCCGCTGGTGGCGATGAGCAACCTCGACTACTCGGCCGGCCTGAGCTCCCGGCTGCTCGAGGTGGCCGACGGTCCCGAAGTGCCGCTCGCGCAGCGCATCGCCAGAGTGGAGAAGGAGATGAAGGCGGCGGCCAAGCGCCTCGAGTTCGAGGAAGCGGCGCAGTTGCGCGACCGCCTGAAGGAGCTTCGCGAGCAGCAGATCTATGTCGGATGA